A window of Argopecten irradians isolate NY chromosome 1, Ai_NY, whole genome shotgun sequence contains these coding sequences:
- the LOC138329183 gene encoding uncharacterized protein, with the protein MYTEQGPCRFDDCWPLYYRVCVGITTDVRTCSRTLDDCNNMSHCSDMRMVSEHFRNLTLPPQNTANETAIGIYMFEKQMPTVDCRTPISYDCQPIAASYSVNITQFSFQVTLTDLPGSSSAKSTTTTIRNQPPTAGIHTYIHSQFAVLSPFLV; encoded by the exons ATGTACACAGAACAAGGGCCATGTCGTTTTGACGATTGTTGGCCATTGTATTACCGGGTCTGTGTTGGCATCACAACAGATGTTAG AACATGTTCAAGAACATTAGACGACTGCAATAACATGTCACATTGCTCAGACATGAGAATGGTTAGTGAACATTTTCGCAACCTCACCCTTCCACCACAAAACACCGCTAACGAAACAGCG ATTGGAATCTATATGTTTGAAAAACAGATGCCCACGGTCGACTGCAGAACTCCCATCTCTTATGATTGTCAGCCTATTGCAGCATCGTATTCAGTGAACATTACACAGTTCAG TTTTCAGGTAACACTTACAGATCTCCCTGGATCATCTTCAGCGAAGTCTACCACTACTACAATACGTAACCAGCCACCAACAGcaggtatacatacatatatacattctCAATTCGCTGTATTAAGTCCTTTCCTCGtataa